From Zalophus californianus isolate mZalCal1 chromosome 16, mZalCal1.pri.v2, whole genome shotgun sequence, one genomic window encodes:
- the LOC113939797 gene encoding UPF0462 protein C4orf33-like gives MDFKIEHTWDGFPVKHEPVFVRLNPGDGRVMVEVSAPFFSDPPAPLGEPGKPYNELWDYKVVETFFSNDITGQYLEVELCPHGQHLVPLLSGRRNVWKKELALSYKVSRGETKWKGRAYLPWSYFPPNVTKFNSFAIHGSKDKRNYEALYLVPQHELQQGQKPDFHRLEYFRPFSFNTLLGEEWKQPESELWLTEKPDA, from the coding sequence ATGGATTTTAAAATTGAACACACTTGGGATGGTTTTCCAGTGAAGCATGAGCCAGTATTTGTCCGGCTGAATCCAGGTGATGGAAGGGTGATGGTGGAAGTTAGTGCTCCATTTTTCAGTGATCCTCCAGCCCCACTTGGAGAACCAGGAAAACCTTACAATGAACTCTGGGATTATAAAGTTGTGGAAACATTTTTCTCGAATGACATAACTGGACAGTATTTAGAAGTTGAACTTTGTCCTCATGGACAACATTTGGTGCCCTTACTCTCTGGAAGAAGAAATGTGTGGAAAAAAGAACTTGCTCTGTCATACAAAGTGTCTAGAGGAGAGACAAAATGGAAAGGCAGAGCTTATCTTCCTTGGAGTTATTTTCCACcaaatgtgacaaaattcaaTTCATTTGCAATTCATGGatcaaaagataaaagaaactaTGAAGCTCTTTACCTTGTGCCTCAACATGAACTGCAACAAGGACAAAAACCTGATTTTCATCGTCTGGAATACTTCAGGCCTTTCAGTTTTAATACACTGCTTGGAGAAGAATGGAAACAACCGGAATCAGAGCTGTGGTTAACAGAGAAACCTGATGCATAG